Part of the uncultured Methanobrevibacter sp. genome is shown below.
TTTTGATTCCTTTCGGAGCGGCAACAATACACAATAATTTAATTTTAGTTACCCCATCCTGTTTAAGACGTGAAATGGTTGCGGATGCACTTCCACCTGTTGCAAGCATAGGATCAATTACAAGGACTTCTCTTTTGTCAATTCCTTCTGGCATTTTATAGTAATATTCAACTGGTTCAAATGTTTCTTCGTCTCTGTAAAGTCCGATATGTCCTATTTTTGCATTTGGGATAACATTTAAGATTCCGTCAACCATACCCATTCCTGCCCTTAAGATTGGAACAATAGCATAGTTGTCTTCATTAAGCATTCCAGTATCCATCTCTTCAAGTGGAGTATGGATAGTGGTTTTTTCAAGTTTTGCATCCCACATTGCTTCATAGATCAAAATTGTGGAAATTTCAGTAACCAATTCCCTGAACTCTTTAGTTCCTGTATTAACATCCCTTAAAATTGCAAGTTTATGAGTTATTAACGGATGATTCAATTCAAATTCATTCATGTTTTTCCTCCGGCATACATAAATTAAGAATTACGCCAATAATAGCTGCAAGAGACATTCCTGAAATGGAAATGGATAAATCAGCATAAACAATGGATAATGCTGCTCCACCTAATCCTAAAACAAGCATTGTTGCAGCTACAACAACATTTTTGGTATTGTTAAAGTCAACTTGGTTGTTGATTAATATATCTGAATAAAGTTATAAAATACTTTTTATTTTTTAAAAAAAAATTAAATATGAATGATTATAAAAAAAACCATTCAAAAATGAACAATTTAAGCCCAATAATAGTCAGGATTGTTTATTTGTGGAATTCTTTCGGAAGTATTTTTAGCAACCCATCCTGCACCCATAGAAGAATATGTATTTTTCAGCTTGGATTTGGCACTGGAAGACAGAGAATACTTAAGCTTTACAATCAGACTGGAAGTATCATAGTTGTTGAACATTTTCTTCATATAGCTTACAGTCAGCCATTTTGTTGGAATGCTGTGACTTCCAAGATTATAATCTCCAGAAGGATTTCCTACAAGAACCTTTTTGCCGTCTGCGCTGATATCCAAAATGGCAACATAATGACTCCAGGTATGGAATACTAAAGCACATCCTCCTTTTTTAAGCTGATTAAGGGCTTTATCGAATGTGGATTTATAAAAGTAACTGCATTTGAAATTGCATTTCTCCAAACCTTTTTTCAGCTGTTTGCAAGTTGTTCCATAAATGTATGAGGATCCTGAAAGTTTTGCAATCTGTTTTTCACAGACGTAACTTTTCAGCACCTGAAAGCACATGCTTCCTGAAGTAGGTCCGCAGGTATAATCAGTATCCTGGATATCCCGAACATACGGATAAGAATATGATTTTCCTTTAAGTGAAACAGTAACAGAGCCCGGCCAGTAGTTATGCTTATTTTTCAGAACTATTTTTGTATTCACCGCACGTTCAATAACATTCCATTTCTCACGTGGAATAATATGATTTAAATTAGGTTCAGACTTTGTCTTGAAGAAAACGTATTTGCTCAGCTTATTTGTCAAGTATAAATACTGACTATCTCTTTTAATAACGTTTTGATAATGTGCTTTTAAAAGAGTGTATTTCCCATCTCCGTCAGCCATGACGTAGTTGCCCGGCATGACATCAATGTCCGGAGTGCCGTTGACAAGAGGAATTTTAGTTTTTTGAGGATTTTTAATGTTTCCATTAATACATTTGACAATTTTTGTGGCATTAGAAGAAATTATTGTGGAACTTCCTGCAAACTTAACTTTAATAGTATATTTGCCTGCCTTTACCTTTGGCTTGAAGATGATTATTCCTTCTGAATTTGTTGTTTTTGTATATGATTTTGAACCTATAGTGATTTTAACTGCCTTATTGGAAACGGCAGATATAGTATCTCCTTTTAAATAAACCCTTAAAAATCCATTTGTTAAAAGCTTAGTGTTTCCGATGACCAGAGAAGTTACAGCCGGAACAGTCAGCGAAACAGTTTTTGAAACTGATTTATAATAGTCATTTCCTGCAAAATAAATTTTCATTGAATATACAGAATTTGGAGTTAAACTAATTTTAAGACCGGCCTTTCCCTGTGAATTTGTTTTTGCAGTGTATTTCTGACCGTTAACAGTGAATGTAACATCACCATCTTTAACAGCATTTCCATAGCTGTCCTTTAAATAAACATAGAAATATTTGTATTTAAAAACAGTAGTGTCAACTGGTGTGATGGATGATGGAAGCTTTAAAACGTTAATGTTAAATGTCTGACTAACACCAGAGTAATTGTCATTTCCAGCGTATATTACCTTTAATATGTAATTATCGGCTTTCAGATTTAAAACCAGACTTGCAGATCCTTTTTTGTTAGTCTTTAAACTGTAGTTTTGATTGTCAATATTTGCAGTTAAATCCTCACCGGCAATTGCAGTATTATTAGAATCCTTTAAAGATATGCTTACTGATTTACCAGTATAGACTTTTGAAGCACTTAGGGAAATTACAGGAGTGTCTTTTACCGGTTGTGCATCAGTTGAAATATGGTCAGTTGCATTGTCACTGGCTGAAACGGCAGCAAAACAAAATAAAGACAATGCAATGCAAATAATAAAAAATTTTATTTTTCCATTCAATTTTTCACCCAATTCTAATAAATATTATGAAAAATCAAATTATAAATAAGTATTGTAAAAAATAGTTTACACAATCAAATATAAAAAAATAATAAGACTGCTTAGAGCCTTATTTTAAATTATTATACAGTTAGTGTGGAATAACAAAAGGTTTGTTCTTGAAATATTAGTTAGTTAGTGTTATTTTCTTGCTTTTCCAACACGACGGGCAATAACCATTTCCCCGACAGAAATTAAACCTGCGAAGAATTTTTCCAAACCTCCGGTAGCCCAGATAGCTTCTCCGAATGTTGAATCCTTAATATTTTCTTCATACTGTTCAGGAGTAATCTTTTTACCGGTAGTTTTCTTGGACACCAGTGCAGATGCAGACATGAGCTCTTCCCATGTTACGCCTTTAAGCTGGTTTTGCATTGCTTTGTATAATTTTACAACTTTAATATCATAAAGTTCAGACAGCAGTTCTACAATGTCACATGCACGAACCATACCTACGACCTGATTGTCATCATTCAATACAGGCACTGTTACGAATTTGTTGTTTGCTGTTAAAATTACTGCAGTTCTTGCAGGATCATCTTCATGAACAGTTGAGATATCTTCGTATCCACTCATGATTTCTGAAATTTTATCATTTCCTTCCCTTAATCCTCTTGTAATGTCAAATGATGTTATCCATCCGACCAGCTGTTTGTTGTCATTTACAACAGGACATGTAAAACGTCTGATTTCTTCCATTACTTTTGAAACTTCGACAACACTGTCATCACAGTTCAAATATACAAAATTTTTATCCATTAATTCTTTTGCTTTCATAAACAAACCTCATTTTTATTCTATTTCTACTCTTTTTAGTGCTCCTACAGGACAATGACGTGTACATTCGATACATCGTATACATTTATCATCGTCCAGAACCACTTCACCATCCACTAATTCAATTGCACCGGTTGGGCAATTTTCTTCACAAAGATAACAGTTGACACATAAGTCATGACTTATATCAAGATTTCTGCTGTGAATAATAGGTCCTATGTACCTATCAAGTTCAATTGCATCCTTATTTTGAGATATTTCAACACATGCACTGCATCCGATGCACATTTTATCATTTACATGAGGATACAAAGTGTCTTCTTCCAAATCCATATCATTCTCATCAAAGAACTCTTTAAATTCCAATGTAAAGGCATTGGTCGGACATAGATTTGCACAGTCTTCCCAGTTGTTTTCCTGAGAACAATCAACTGAGATGCTATTCATCCTAACTACTCTATGAGAACAGCTGACGTTGGATAAGTTGTATTCAATGAAATCGTTTTCATCCTCATTATTATAAATAATTGAATTGTCAATTAATTTAATAGCTGAAACAGGACAAGTCTGAACACATATTTCACATTTAACACATTTATCTGTTATTTTAGCTATTCTGAAAATATTAGCTGGTTCAATTGCATTAACTGGACACTCTCCAACACAGGTGTTGCATCTCACACATCTTGGTGCTATAGCAATAATCTCTTCATCTGCCTTGAAATCATCAAGTTCAAACTGGAAATCATCACTGTCATCATCTAAATCAACAGATTTCAGGAGAACTTCGCGTTCCAAATTTTTCATCTGTTTTTCAAAAGACACATTCATATTATTACCAACTAACTGTTTTATTAAATAAATCTAAAAGGAATCCTCCAATTCTTTTAAAGAAGGGAATTTTTCCATACCAAATCCTTGAATAGCCCTGCTGGCCACCCAATTCGCAATTTTACAGGATTTTTCCAAATCATATCCTTTCAGATATGAATATAAAAATCCGCTATTAAAGCTGTCTCCAGCACCTGTGGTATCAACCACATCGCATTTGAATGCCTCAACATGACATTCTTCATTATTGTTAATAGCATAAACACCACTGGAACCCTGTTTAACTACTACGGTTTCAATTCCTAAATCCAGAAAAGCGATAACAAGTTCTTTAAGTGGCGCTTCATTATTATTACATAATAATCTTAATTCTGATTCATTGATAAGCAATATATTGGTTCTCTCCAATATAGGTTTTAAGGCATCAAATCCTTTTTGAACATACAGCATTCCAGGATCAAAGCTCAGTAGAGTTTCCTGGCTTAAAAGTTCCAAAAGGTCGATTTGCGCATTGAAGGAATCACCTACAAATGAAGTGTAATGCATTATTTTACATCTCATGATGTTTAACGGATTAATCTCACCGACTTTGATTTCATCGTTGACGCCGGGATCTATGTAAAGGCATCTCTCACCGTTACTGTCAACAAAACCCAGGCATTTTCCGGTAGAGCCTGTATCTGAGTAAATCAGGTTATTTGTATATACTCCATTTACAGCCAGATTATATTCTATCAAATCACCGTCTTCATCTTCGGCTATTTTTCCGATGATTGAAGTGTCAACCCCCAGTCTTGCAAGACCTACAATAGTATTGGCTGCAGACCCTCCAGGAGTGTCGGTTTGGCTTTTAATGAAGCTTTCCTCATCTGCTCCAACGATATTTTCTACAGAGTATAGCTTGTCGACATTCAATGCACCGAATCCTATTACTTCTGCATTCAAATCATTGTCAAATATTTCCATATTAAAACCCTAGTTTAAGATATCCAATAAGTTAATGTTTTTATCTCCCAGTTTTCCATCGAAATTACCTGCAGAGATTTTAACAACACCATCAAATTCCAAAGCAGCATCAATACCTGCTTTGATTGCTTTGTTCATTGCTTCTTCGCTGATTGCATTTACTACAATTTCAGGAATGTAATTTACACCTTCAGGAACCTTGGATTCATCACCCAATGATTCTTTAAGGGAAGGACAGTAAACGTGATTTGTGGTAGGTCCGATTTCAGGGTAATTTGTCTCAGGTTTGGAAGCTGCAGAACATACGTCAAATGGAGCTGTTGCTCCTTCAACACCCATTATAGCATCAATTACTGCATCGCCAGCTTCAATTACTGCTTCAGGAGTTTCACATAAATACCAGAAGTTTCCGCCCATAATTCCATCATTGATTTTGAATTTTTCTTCAATCTGGAAATCCGGAACCGCAATTGGAACGTTGATCATTTTTCTGCCGTATTCTTCAACAGTCCATTCATATCCGTCTCCGCAGTGACCCACAATATCCATCATTTCAATGTATTCTTCACTGTCACTGTCAGAATAGTCGAATATTCTTGTAAACGGCTTTACCAGTACGTCCTGACGCAGTCTGTAGGAAAGTTCAAATGCGAATTTTTCCACATCATCGCTGCCTAACCAGTACTGTACAACAGCACCGAATCTGCCGTCAGGTGTTTGGGATTCATCTAAAAATCCTTCCACACCACCTTCAACTCTTCCGATTACTGCACTTGGAGTTGAAGTGGAGTCGTATGCTGCCCTTTTAACTATTTTTTCAGTAGGACCTGTAATTAAAGCTCTTACGTATTTTCCTTCAAAAGCTTCAAAGAATGTATCATCTACTTTATCATAATTCATTTTATTACCTTCTTTTAACCTAAACCACCGATATCCTCGCCTCTGATATTATTTCTCATGTATTTGCTGGCTTTTAAGATATCGTCGAAATTATTTTCATCTATTATTTTAATTATAGGATAATTATTATCATCAAATACTTCAAAGAATTTCTCTTTGATTTTTAAGTCTATTTTATAGTCATCAAATAACTCTTCATAATTTTCACATGCATTATAATTCTCAATGAATTTTAAAACTTCAGATTTATCGTTTTGTGCATAGATATTTGCAACAACAGCAGTTGCCACCGCACTTGGGGACACAATTGCTAT
Proteins encoded:
- the upp gene encoding uracil phosphoribosyltransferase, whose amino-acid sequence is MNEFELNHPLITHKLAILRDVNTGTKEFRELVTEISTILIYEAMWDAKLEKTTIHTPLEEMDTGMLNEDNYAIVPILRAGMGMVDGILNVIPNAKIGHIGLYRDEETFEPVEYYYKMPEGIDKREVLVIDPMLATGGSASATISRLKQDGVTKIKLLCIVAAPKGIKTIEDDHPDVKIFCATVDRELNENAYILPGLGDAGDRVYGTK
- a CDS encoding HPP family protein, with the protein product MKAKELMDKNFVYLNCDDSVVEVSKVMEEIRRFTCPVVNDNKQLVGWITSFDITRGLREGNDKISEIMSGYEDISTVHEDDPARTAVILTANNKFVTVPVLNDDNQVVGMVRACDIVELLSELYDIKVVKLYKAMQNQLKGVTWEELMSASALVSKKTTGKKITPEQYEENIKDSTFGEAIWATGGLEKFFAGLISVGEMVIARRVGKARK
- a CDS encoding 4Fe-4S binding protein, encoding MNVSFEKQMKNLEREVLLKSVDLDDDSDDFQFELDDFKADEEIIAIAPRCVRCNTCVGECPVNAIEPANIFRIAKITDKCVKCEICVQTCPVSAIKLIDNSIIYNNEDENDFIEYNLSNVSCSHRVVRMNSISVDCSQENNWEDCANLCPTNAFTLEFKEFFDENDMDLEEDTLYPHVNDKMCIGCSACVEISQNKDAIELDRYIGPIIHSRNLDISHDLCVNCYLCEENCPTGAIELVDGEVVLDDDKCIRCIECTRHCPVGALKRVEIE
- a CDS encoding carbohydrate kinase family protein is translated as MEIFDNDLNAEVIGFGALNVDKLYSVENIVGADEESFIKSQTDTPGGSAANTIVGLARLGVDTSIIGKIAEDEDGDLIEYNLAVNGVYTNNLIYSDTGSTGKCLGFVDSNGERCLYIDPGVNDEIKVGEINPLNIMRCKIMHYTSFVGDSFNAQIDLLELLSQETLLSFDPGMLYVQKGFDALKPILERTNILLINESELRLLCNNNEAPLKELVIAFLDLGIETVVVKQGSSGVYAINNNEECHVEAFKCDVVDTTGAGDSFNSGFLYSYLKGYDLEKSCKIANWVASRAIQGFGMEKFPSLKELEDSF
- a CDS encoding formylmethanofuran--tetrahydromethanopterin N-formyltransferase, which encodes MNYDKVDDTFFEAFEGKYVRALITGPTEKIVKRAAYDSTSTPSAVIGRVEGGVEGFLDESQTPDGRFGAVVQYWLGSDDVEKFAFELSYRLRQDVLVKPFTRIFDYSDSDSEEYIEMMDIVGHCGDGYEWTVEEYGRKMINVPIAVPDFQIEEKFKINDGIMGGNFWYLCETPEAVIEAGDAVIDAIMGVEGATAPFDVCSAASKPETNYPEIGPTTNHVYCPSLKESLGDESKVPEGVNYIPEIVVNAISEEAMNKAIKAGIDAALEFDGVVKISAGNFDGKLGDKNINLLDILN